Proteins encoded together in one Bacteroides zoogleoformans window:
- a CDS encoding sodium:solute symporter, whose amino-acid sequence MTPLSVIITIAAYFAILFTVSYIAGRKADNEGFFVGNRKSSWYVVAFAMVGSAISGVTYVSVPGMVAVGSFGYLQMVMGFIAGQLIIAYVLVPLFYKMNLVSIYEYLENRFGMSSYRTGAWFFFISKMLGAAVRLFLVCLTLQLLVFEPFGLPFLLNVAITVALVWLYTFQGGVKSLIWTDSLKTFCLVVSVALCIYYIASDLNLSFTGMISTIADSDMSRIFFFDDVNSRQYFFKQFLAGVFTMIAMTGLDQDMMQRNLSCKNFKDSQKNMITSVISQFFVILLFLMLGVLLYIFAANREITVAKSDELFPVIATGEYFPAIVGILFIIGLISSAYSAAGSALTALTTSFTVDILGAKGKEEKAVVKIRKKVHIGMAVVMGITIFVFNLLNNTSVIDAVYILASYSYGPILGLFAFGVFMKQEVRDKYIPLVAIASPALCFVLQKNSEAWFGGYQISYELLIFNALFTFIGLCLLIKKNKKNL is encoded by the coding sequence ATGACACCGCTTTCAGTAATCATCACCATCGCCGCCTACTTCGCGATACTGTTCACGGTATCCTACATTGCAGGCAGAAAGGCCGACAACGAAGGTTTCTTTGTCGGCAACCGCAAATCATCTTGGTATGTAGTGGCTTTTGCCATGGTAGGCTCTGCCATTTCGGGCGTTACCTACGTCTCCGTTCCGGGTATGGTGGCAGTCGGCAGCTTCGGTTATCTCCAGATGGTTATGGGTTTCATTGCCGGACAACTTATCATAGCCTATGTGCTTGTACCTTTGTTCTACAAGATGAATCTGGTGTCTATCTACGAATATCTGGAAAACCGTTTCGGCATGTCTTCTTATCGCACGGGAGCTTGGTTCTTCTTTATTTCTAAGATGCTCGGCGCAGCCGTCCGCCTGTTTTTGGTATGCCTGACGTTGCAATTACTGGTATTCGAGCCGTTCGGACTGCCGTTCCTGCTGAATGTAGCCATTACGGTAGCTTTAGTATGGCTGTACACTTTTCAAGGCGGAGTAAAATCACTGATTTGGACTGATTCTCTGAAAACGTTCTGTCTGGTGGTTTCGGTAGCACTCTGCATTTATTACATCGCTTCCGACTTGAACTTGTCGTTCACCGGCATGATAAGCACCATTGCCGACAGCGACATGTCGCGCATCTTCTTCTTCGACGACGTAAACAGCAGGCAATATTTCTTCAAGCAATTCCTCGCCGGAGTCTTCACAATGATTGCCATGACGGGACTGGATCAAGACATGATGCAGCGCAACCTGAGTTGCAAGAACTTCAAAGACTCGCAGAAGAACATGATAACCAGCGTCATCTCTCAATTCTTCGTCATCCTGCTGTTCCTCATGCTGGGCGTACTGCTCTACATATTCGCCGCCAATCGGGAGATTACGGTGGCAAAGAGCGACGAGCTGTTTCCGGTGATTGCCACCGGTGAGTATTTCCCGGCTATCGTAGGCATCCTGTTCATCATCGGGTTGATTTCTTCCGCTTATTCGGCAGCAGGCTCGGCACTCACCGCCCTGACTACTTCGTTCACCGTAGACATTCTGGGTGCAAAGGGAAAAGAAGAGAAGGCAGTTGTAAAAATACGCAAGAAGGTACACATCGGCATGGCTGTGGTCATGGGCATTACGATTTTTGTATTCAACCTGCTGAACAACACAAGCGTCATCGACGCTGTATATATTTTGGCAAGCTATAGCTATGGCCCCATTCTCGGTTTGTTTGCTTTCGGCGTCTTCATGAAACAAGAAGTGCGCGACAAGTACATCCCGTTGGTGGCCATCGCCTCTCCGGCTCTCTGCTTTGTGCTGCAAAAGAATTCCGAAGCTTGGTTCGGAGGTTATCAAATCAGTTACGAACTACTGATATTCAATGCACTGTTCACTTTCATCGGACTCTGCCTGCTGATTAAGAAGAATAAAAAGAACCTTTAA
- a CDS encoding RagB/SusD family nutrient uptake outer membrane protein, translating into MKKIFIYGTLALISLTSCNDLLDKEPLDTFSNTPEYWSNADNLDNQCNTFLNNYSGYGNAGGGGWFYFKTLSDDQVHKDNHTWTYTSLVSTSSEWSTPFVEIRRAAYIINGVQSSSLDDATKANYEGIARMNRAWQYYQLVRMFGNVQWIGQIVDPNDKEFLQSDRTDRDVVMDKVLEDLNYACTHMTGTNKQRFNKDMALAMKADICLWEGTFCKYRTANENGKAADMNRSQKFLQECASACEELIKKNYKLREDYQSIYNAIDLSSNPEIIFYKPYSKDAFMHSTIDYTVDTGGTHGMSKDAFDSYLFLDGKPLATTTMDKNDAAELDADGNYSLAAVLATRDKRLAASIDPVLAFRGHAYSRAGVAPFTSSTGYGVAKFDNTSLAVYNRNQINTAYTDAPIYWLSIIYLNYAEAKAELGTLTQTDLDNTINKLQARAGLPSMITTPEADPANNMNISNLLWEIRRCRRCELMFDNWYRYWDLIRWHQLELLDSKNHPNVFLGANLKNVANPEEAMKGDYLDASDDQIRTYESKHYLYPIPTGQLTLNKNMKQNPGW; encoded by the coding sequence ATGAAAAAAATATTCATATACGGAACTTTGGCTTTAATAAGCTTGACAAGTTGCAACGACCTGCTCGACAAAGAGCCATTGGATACTTTCTCCAATACTCCTGAGTATTGGAGTAATGCAGATAACCTTGACAACCAATGCAACACATTCCTAAACAATTATTCCGGTTATGGTAATGCAGGTGGCGGTGGATGGTTTTACTTCAAGACACTAAGTGATGACCAAGTCCACAAAGACAATCACACATGGACTTACACGAGTTTGGTTTCCACTTCATCCGAATGGTCGACTCCTTTCGTAGAAATTCGCCGAGCTGCCTACATAATCAATGGCGTGCAGTCTTCCTCGCTGGACGACGCCACAAAAGCAAACTATGAAGGTATTGCCCGCATGAATCGTGCATGGCAATATTATCAACTGGTTCGCATGTTTGGCAATGTGCAATGGATTGGTCAAATTGTAGACCCCAACGACAAGGAGTTCTTGCAATCCGACCGTACAGACCGAGATGTCGTAATGGACAAAGTCCTGGAAGACCTGAACTATGCTTGCACCCACATGACCGGTACTAATAAACAGCGCTTCAACAAAGACATGGCACTGGCCATGAAAGCGGACATTTGTTTGTGGGAAGGTACATTCTGCAAATATCGCACAGCGAATGAGAATGGAAAGGCCGCAGACATGAATCGCTCACAAAAGTTCCTGCAAGAGTGTGCATCGGCTTGCGAAGAATTGATAAAAAAGAACTATAAATTAAGAGAAGATTATCAGTCAATCTACAATGCCATCGACCTCTCAAGCAACCCGGAAATCATCTTCTATAAGCCTTACTCTAAAGACGCTTTCATGCACTCTACCATTGACTATACCGTAGATACCGGCGGCACGCATGGTATGTCTAAGGATGCTTTTGACAGTTATTTGTTCTTGGATGGCAAACCGTTGGCCACAACAACAATGGATAAGAACGATGCTGCTGAGTTGGATGCCGATGGCAATTATTCGCTGGCTGCCGTACTTGCAACCCGAGACAAACGTTTGGCTGCTTCCATAGATCCGGTACTTGCCTTCAGAGGACATGCCTACAGCCGTGCCGGCGTAGCTCCTTTCACTTCATCAACAGGATATGGCGTTGCCAAATTCGATAATACGAGTCTGGCTGTATACAATCGTAATCAGATAAATACGGCCTATACAGATGCTCCAATCTACTGGCTTTCCATCATCTACCTGAACTATGCGGAAGCCAAAGCTGAGTTAGGCACACTGACTCAAACAGATTTGGACAACACCATCAACAAATTGCAAGCTCGCGCAGGTTTGCCCAGCATGATCACCACACCCGAAGCCGATCCAGCAAACAATATGAACATAAGCAACTTGCTTTGGGAAATTCGTCGTTGCAGACGTTGTGAACTGATGTTTGATAATTGGTATCGCTATTGGGATTTGATCCGCTGGCATCAATTGGAGTTGTTGGATAGCAAGAACCATCCGAACGTGTTTTTAGGTGCAAACCTGAAAAATGTAGCCAATCCGGAAGAAGCAATGAAAGGCGATTATCTTGACGCTTCCGATGACCAGATTCGTACATACGAAAGCAAGCATTATTTATATCCGATACCCACCGGACAATTGACTTTAAATAAAAACATGAAGCAAAATCCCGGTTGGTGA
- a CDS encoding DUF438 domain-containing protein, which translates to MSEIINNSAQRKEMLRHLLLRLHKGENPEVLRNRLIEVLKTIPYNEVVEVEQALINEQLLNEAEIQEFCDLHTAVLDGSIDLGGAKAIPAGHPADTFRKENEALNAEITTYKKLTGTMDTWDDAHLTGFLLGLRTIFNSLADVDKHYKRKEYLLFPFLEKHLITGPPKVMWGKHDETRLQLKKAFETLTSPLTTVNELKTAVATVCNPAVEMIAGMIKKEEEILFPMSMDTLTEDEWYKIYQETPDFGYCLIDPEDEWKPAGMAKVEKQTYMETDAIRLSSGAFSIEELEALFIHLPIDITFVDKDDKVRFFSHSPKRVFERNRSIIGRDVRMCHPPGSVHVVEQILEDFKSGKENKAAFWISNFKGRFVYIEYSAVRGKNSEYLGVVEVTQDITGLRALESDQRLLSYEKSK; encoded by the coding sequence ATGAGTGAAATAATTAACAACTCGGCACAACGCAAAGAAATGTTGCGCCACCTCCTGCTCAGGCTGCACAAAGGCGAAAATCCCGAAGTGCTGAGAAACCGGCTTATCGAAGTCTTGAAAACCATACCTTACAACGAGGTGGTGGAAGTGGAACAGGCACTTATCAACGAGCAGTTGCTGAACGAAGCCGAAATACAGGAGTTCTGCGACCTGCACACCGCCGTGCTGGACGGAAGCATCGACTTAGGAGGTGCAAAGGCCATTCCGGCAGGACATCCCGCAGATACCTTCCGCAAAGAGAATGAGGCGTTGAACGCCGAAATAACCACCTACAAGAAGCTGACCGGTACGATGGACACATGGGATGATGCACACCTGACAGGCTTCCTATTAGGATTGCGCACCATCTTCAACAGCCTCGCCGACGTAGACAAGCACTACAAACGCAAGGAATACCTGCTTTTCCCGTTTCTGGAAAAGCACCTCATCACCGGTCCTCCCAAAGTGATGTGGGGCAAGCACGACGAAACCCGCCTGCAACTGAAAAAGGCGTTCGAGACCCTGACTTCACCTCTCACCACGGTGAACGAGCTGAAAACAGCCGTTGCAACCGTCTGCAACCCGGCCGTAGAAATGATTGCCGGCATGATTAAGAAAGAAGAAGAAATCCTCTTTCCCATGAGCATGGATACACTGACGGAAGACGAGTGGTACAAGATTTATCAGGAAACACCCGACTTCGGTTACTGCCTCATTGACCCGGAAGACGAATGGAAACCCGCAGGCATGGCTAAGGTAGAGAAGCAAACCTATATGGAGACAGATGCCATCCGCCTTTCGTCGGGCGCATTCAGCATCGAAGAATTGGAAGCGCTGTTCATCCACCTTCCCATCGACATCACTTTTGTCGATAAGGACGACAAGGTGCGTTTCTTCTCTCACAGTCCTAAAAGGGTGTTCGAACGCAACCGCTCCATCATCGGGCGCGACGTACGCATGTGTCATCCTCCCGGCAGCGTGCACGTGGTAGAGCAGATTCTCGAAGACTTCAAAAGCGGTAAAGAGAACAAAGCCGCTTTCTGGATTTCCAACTTCAAAGGCCGCTTCGTCTACATCGAATATTCGGCCGTGCGCGGAAAGAACAGCGAATACCTCGGCGTGGTGGAGGTGACACAAGACATCACCGGACTTCGCGCTTTGGAAAGCGACCAGCGATTGCTGTCGTACGAGAAATCGAAATAA
- a CDS encoding SusC/RagA family TonB-linked outer membrane protein: protein MNEDHKKRGTAYSKFLTAVAISTLFLSSGNAMANPNTSTEVAKVTEQLQTITVNGLVVDVAGEPVIGASVVEKGTSNGIVTDLDGKFTLNVKPGAMLKVSFVGYQPQEVKATSTMKIVLKEDTELLDEVVVVGYGTQKKVNLTGAVSTVDLSKTMEGRPQQDVAKALQGAVPGLSILNNSGDINGSPSMRIRGLGTLSNKEVSNPLIIVDGVPMDDISFLNTQDIENISVLKDAASTSIYGARAAFGVILINTKGAKPKDKVSINYSNNFAWDQSTYLPDYPDVPTQLRSAIEAKKNAGEGMPELFGMYFDTMLEYAEAWKAQHGGKAGYREMQLYQNKENVGDYLLFENGKGLLYADWDVKGIFYNNAAPSQSHNLSVQGTSGKTNYYLSFGYDDKQGIMKIHPDELKKYNASVNLTTDVFDWLQIGARFNYTRKAYQRPDTWQNTYQYLWRWGSFFGPYGTVNGHDFKTIAQQKQAADHKTTTDLTRMNTFLKAEIIKGLTLNADFTYSIQNMNSGSADYSVFGMNNWGTFKAPSYIVAKGSTSIWRDASRQNNWVLNVYTNYAKTFAQKHNINIMGGANAEETDYIYLYGKRKGLFDQNKPELNLANQDGQELKWSHNDRASAGYFGRINYDYKGIYLLELNGRYDGSSRFPSSDRWAFFPSASIGYRFSEEAYFQPLRKVVNNAKLRASLGEIGNEAVGDYMFVELITQRLNNASTGYVYWVDGNGANANRLTMYNMPDLVSKSLTWERIRTTNVGLDLGFLDNDLNVSFDWFQRETRDMLAPAEVLPNTLGANAPYANAGNLRTRGWEVNLNWQHKFNDFTVYANFNLSDSKTKVTKWTNDSKLLNTYYTGKTYGDIWGFETDRYFEESDFTSKNENGSWNYKEGIADQSALEKGNFHFGPGDVKFKDLNGDKKIDGGKGKADDHGDLKVIGNSMPRYEYSFHIGGAWKGLDLDLFFQGVGKRDEWTISSFNFPMMRASDLAIYDHQTNYNKVLYDNYWKQIVGYEINQSNTYPRLYPGNDSNGAVAGIAAGSNNYYPQSRYLTDMSYLRLKNVTIGYTLPKEWTRKAFIEKARIYFSGSNLFLLHKGSGDLPIDPEVNASPTNNGAYGTWGRVAPITRTFSVGIQVTL from the coding sequence ATGAATGAAGATCACAAAAAACGAGGAACGGCATACAGCAAGTTTCTCACGGCAGTGGCCATAAGCACCCTGTTCTTAAGCAGCGGCAATGCGATGGCCAACCCCAATACCTCCACCGAGGTTGCAAAAGTGACAGAACAATTGCAAACCATCACCGTCAACGGTCTGGTAGTAGATGTTGCAGGCGAACCCGTAATAGGCGCCAGCGTGGTGGAGAAAGGTACGAGCAACGGAATAGTTACCGACCTCGACGGTAAATTTACGCTAAACGTAAAACCGGGAGCAATGCTGAAAGTCTCATTTGTAGGTTATCAGCCGCAAGAAGTCAAAGCTACCTCAACCATGAAGATAGTCTTGAAGGAAGACACGGAATTACTGGACGAGGTCGTGGTTGTGGGATATGGTACGCAGAAGAAAGTTAACCTTACGGGTGCTGTATCAACGGTGGACTTATCAAAGACAATGGAAGGACGACCACAACAAGATGTGGCAAAGGCGTTACAAGGAGCCGTACCGGGACTTTCCATCCTGAATAATTCCGGAGACATCAATGGCAGCCCCTCCATGCGCATTCGCGGTTTAGGTACTTTAAGCAATAAAGAAGTAAGTAACCCGCTCATCATTGTAGACGGTGTACCCATGGATGACATTTCTTTCTTAAACACTCAGGACATTGAGAACATATCCGTATTGAAAGACGCCGCCTCCACTTCCATATATGGTGCACGTGCCGCTTTTGGTGTAATTTTAATAAACACCAAAGGCGCCAAGCCCAAAGATAAGGTCAGTATCAACTACAGCAACAACTTCGCATGGGATCAATCGACATACCTCCCCGATTATCCCGACGTACCCACCCAATTGCGCTCTGCCATTGAAGCCAAGAAAAACGCGGGTGAAGGAATGCCCGAATTGTTCGGTATGTATTTCGATACCATGCTGGAATATGCCGAAGCTTGGAAAGCCCAACACGGAGGCAAAGCCGGTTATCGCGAAATGCAACTCTACCAGAACAAAGAAAACGTAGGTGACTACCTGCTATTCGAAAACGGTAAAGGATTACTCTATGCAGATTGGGATGTCAAAGGTATTTTCTACAATAATGCCGCTCCTTCTCAAAGTCATAACCTATCCGTTCAAGGCACCAGCGGAAAAACCAACTACTACCTCTCTTTCGGCTATGACGATAAACAAGGCATCATGAAGATTCATCCGGATGAGTTGAAGAAATACAATGCTTCGGTAAACCTGACAACCGATGTCTTCGATTGGCTGCAAATAGGCGCCCGCTTTAATTATACGCGCAAGGCCTACCAACGCCCTGACACATGGCAGAACACCTATCAGTACTTATGGCGCTGGGGTAGCTTCTTCGGCCCTTACGGAACAGTGAACGGGCACGATTTTAAGACCATTGCACAACAAAAACAAGCTGCCGACCATAAAACGACAACCGACCTCACACGCATGAACACTTTCTTGAAAGCCGAAATCATAAAGGGGTTGACACTGAATGCTGATTTTACTTACAGCATTCAGAACATGAATAGCGGTTCTGCTGACTATTCCGTTTTCGGAATGAACAACTGGGGAACATTCAAAGCTCCCTCTTACATCGTAGCCAAAGGCAGTACTTCTATTTGGCGTGACGCTTCGCGCCAGAACAATTGGGTGTTGAATGTCTATACTAACTATGCTAAGACTTTCGCCCAAAAGCACAATATCAACATCATGGGAGGCGCCAATGCAGAGGAAACGGACTACATCTATTTATACGGTAAGCGGAAAGGACTTTTCGACCAAAACAAGCCCGAACTAAACTTGGCCAACCAAGATGGACAAGAATTAAAATGGAGCCACAACGACCGTGCCTCTGCCGGTTATTTCGGACGTATCAACTATGATTATAAAGGTATCTATTTATTGGAACTGAACGGCCGTTACGATGGTTCATCCCGTTTCCCAAGTTCCGACCGCTGGGCATTCTTCCCCTCGGCATCCATCGGCTACCGCTTCTCGGAAGAGGCTTATTTCCAACCGCTGAGAAAAGTTGTCAACAATGCCAAGCTACGTGCCTCTCTCGGAGAAATCGGTAATGAAGCCGTAGGCGACTACATGTTTGTCGAACTCATCACACAACGCCTCAACAATGCTTCTACCGGATATGTATATTGGGTAGACGGAAATGGAGCCAATGCCAATCGTCTGACCATGTACAACATGCCCGACCTCGTATCCAAATCACTGACGTGGGAACGCATCCGTACCACAAATGTCGGATTAGACTTGGGATTCTTGGATAATGACTTAAATGTCAGTTTCGACTGGTTCCAACGCGAGACACGCGACATGCTCGCTCCCGCCGAAGTTCTGCCCAACACATTGGGAGCCAATGCTCCATACGCCAACGCCGGAAACTTACGCACACGCGGATGGGAAGTCAACTTGAACTGGCAGCATAAGTTCAACGATTTCACCGTCTATGCCAACTTCAACCTAAGCGACTCCAAGACGAAAGTTACCAAATGGACCAATGACAGCAAGTTGCTGAATACCTACTATACCGGTAAGACATACGGTGACATTTGGGGATTTGAGACCGACCGTTATTTTGAAGAGTCAGATTTCACAAGTAAAAATGAAAACGGTTCTTGGAACTATAAAGAAGGTATAGCCGATCAATCGGCACTGGAAAAAGGCAACTTCCACTTTGGCCCTGGTGACGTTAAATTCAAAGATTTGAATGGTGACAAGAAGATTGACGGTGGAAAAGGCAAGGCCGACGACCATGGTGACTTGAAAGTCATCGGTAACTCCATGCCGCGCTATGAGTACAGTTTCCACATCGGAGGCGCATGGAAAGGTCTTGACCTCGACTTGTTCTTCCAAGGTGTAGGCAAACGTGATGAATGGACAATCTCGTCCTTCAACTTCCCCATGATGCGTGCGTCCGACTTGGCCATTTACGACCACCAAACTAACTACAACAAGGTGTTGTACGATAACTATTGGAAGCAGATTGTAGGCTATGAAATCAACCAAAGTAATACCTACCCCCGTCTTTATCCCGGTAATGATAGCAATGGTGCAGTAGCGGGTATTGCAGCAGGAAGCAATAACTATTATCCGCAGAGCCGCTATCTGACGGACATGTCTTACCTCCGTCTGAAAAATGTAACGATAGGATACACCCTCCCGAAAGAATGGACTCGCAAAGCATTCATCGAAAAAGCACGTATCTACTTCAGCGGTAGTAATCTCTTCCTCCTCCATAAAGGAAGTGGAGACCTGCCCATCGACCCGGAAGTCAATGCTTCTCCGACCAACAACGGAGCCTATGGCACTTGGGGACGTGTCGCTCCTATTACTCGTACTTTCTCAGTCGGTATTCAAGTGACATTGTAA
- a CDS encoding exo-beta-N-acetylmuramidase NamZ family protein has product MKKLLLLFLMLCGSLLCGAQEERVVLGDEQTSEYFPILKNKRIAIFSNHTGMVGDKHLLDVLLENKFDVVAIFSPEHGFRGNADAGEHVSSSVDAKTGVPILSLYDGKLGKPGDASMRKFDILIVDIQDVGLRFYTYYASMCRLMDACAEYNRKVLVLDRPNPNGHYVDGPILDMKYKSGVGWLPIPIVHGMTLGELALMVNGERWLPASRVCDLTVIPCKNYTHRTMYRLPIPPSPNLPNMKSVYLYPSTCYFEATPVSLGRGTDLPFQVYGHPNMTGYSYSFTPRSVPGAKNPPQLNKLCHGMNLSTLSDEEIWKRGIDLSYVIDAYRNLNMEDHFFRSFFELLVGTDYVRKMIKEGKSADEIKAMWKEDVEKFKVQRKPYLLYEE; this is encoded by the coding sequence ATGAAGAAACTATTGCTTTTATTTTTGATGCTATGTGGCTCTTTGTTGTGCGGGGCACAAGAAGAGCGGGTCGTTTTAGGTGACGAGCAGACTTCGGAGTATTTTCCCATCTTGAAAAACAAGCGAATAGCCATATTCTCCAATCACACCGGCATGGTGGGAGACAAGCACCTGCTGGATGTTTTGCTGGAAAACAAATTTGACGTGGTGGCTATATTCTCGCCCGAACATGGCTTCCGGGGGAATGCCGATGCGGGTGAACATGTGTCGAGCTCTGTCGATGCGAAGACGGGCGTTCCTATCCTTTCGTTGTACGACGGTAAGTTGGGCAAACCCGGCGATGCTTCTATGCGTAAATTCGATATTCTGATTGTAGACATACAGGATGTAGGTTTGCGGTTCTACACCTATTATGCCTCCATGTGCCGACTAATGGATGCTTGTGCAGAATATAACCGCAAGGTACTGGTACTGGATCGCCCAAATCCCAACGGGCATTATGTGGACGGACCGATACTGGACATGAAATACAAGTCGGGCGTGGGTTGGCTTCCCATTCCCATTGTGCACGGCATGACGCTGGGCGAACTTGCGTTGATGGTGAACGGCGAACGCTGGTTGCCCGCCTCGCGCGTATGCGACCTGACCGTCATTCCTTGCAAAAACTACACACACCGAACCATGTATCGGTTGCCGATTCCTCCATCGCCCAACCTGCCGAACATGAAGTCCGTCTATCTATATCCTTCTACCTGCTATTTCGAAGCTACTCCTGTCAGCCTGGGCAGAGGAACCGACCTTCCGTTTCAGGTGTACGGACATCCCAACATGACGGGCTATAGTTACAGCTTTACACCGCGCAGCGTGCCCGGAGCCAAGAATCCGCCGCAACTGAACAAACTTTGCCACGGCATGAACCTGAGTACACTGAGCGATGAGGAGATTTGGAAGCGCGGCATCGACCTGAGTTATGTGATAGACGCCTACCGAAACCTGAATATGGAAGACCACTTCTTCCGCTCTTTCTTCGAATTGCTGGTAGGCACAGACTACGTGCGCAAAATGATAAAAGAAGGGAAAAGTGCCGACGAGATAAAAGCAATGTGGAAAGAAGACGTGGAAAAGTTCAAGGTGCAGCGCAAACCTTATCTGCTCTACGAAGAATGA